A stretch of the Lineus longissimus chromosome 12, tnLinLong1.2, whole genome shotgun sequence genome encodes the following:
- the LOC135496768 gene encoding signal recognition particle receptor subunit beta-like isoform X2: MASEYEDQFKILKMIHKDLLAGDPQIIGVFVGMAVVIITILYFLLCGRKNKRNGVLLVGLCDSGKTLLWSRLVNKKFVNSHTSIRDNCGIYKIPDHSKTLRLFDLPGHERTRSKFIDSYKDNARFLYNILSDGVFSYNAPPVLVACNKHDQTFAKSSKVVQDQLEKEMNTLRVTRSAQLESTEGTGNNNTFLGKRNKDFEFGDLRPFKVEFVECSGRGQKDENEEDLEGIKNWLNKIA, translated from the exons ATGGCTTCCGAATATGAAGACcagttcaaaatattgaaaatgatccATAAAGACCTCTTAGCGGGCGATCCTCAAATAATTGGGGTATTTGTGGGAATGGCAGTTGTCATCATAACAATTT TATACTTCCTTCTATGTGGAAGGAAGAACAAAAGAAACGGTGTTCTCCTTGTTGGATTATGTGACTCGGGAAAAACACTACTTTGGAGCAGG CTTGTCAATAAGAAATTCGTCAACTCCCACACTTCGATAAGAGACAACTGTGGCATCTACAAGATCCCTGACCATTCAAAGACACTGAGGCTCTTCGACCTCCCGGGACACGAGAGAACGAGAAGTAAATTCATTGACAGTTATAAAGATAATGCAAG ATTTCTGTACAACATCCTAAGTGATGGTGTGTTCTCCTACAATGCTCCACCAGTGCTTGTGGCCTGCAACAAACATGACCAAACATTTGCCAAGAGTTCCAAAGTCGTCCAAGATCAACTTGAAAAGGAAAT GAACACCCTCCGTGTGACCAGATCAGCCCAACTAGAGTCCACTGAAGGAACTGGCAACAACAACACTTTCCTTGGAAAGCGCAACAAAGATTTTGAATTTGGCGACCTTCGGCCTTTCAAGGTAGAGTTTGTTGAATGCAGCGGGCGAGGCCAGAAGGACGAAAATGAAGAAGACTTGGAAGGAATTAAAAATTGGCTCAATAAAATTGCataa
- the LOC135496768 gene encoding signal recognition particle receptor subunit beta-like isoform X1 encodes MASEYEDQFKILKMIHKDLLAGDPQIIGVFVGMAVVIITILYFLLCGRKNKRNGVLLVGLCDSGKTLLWSRLVNKKFVNSHTSIRDNCGIYKIPDHSKTLRLFDLPGHERTRSKFIDSYKDNARGVIFVVDSTTIQKEIKDAAEFLYNILSDGVFSYNAPPVLVACNKHDQTFAKSSKVVQDQLEKEMNTLRVTRSAQLESTEGTGNNNTFLGKRNKDFEFGDLRPFKVEFVECSGRGQKDENEEDLEGIKNWLNKIA; translated from the exons ATGGCTTCCGAATATGAAGACcagttcaaaatattgaaaatgatccATAAAGACCTCTTAGCGGGCGATCCTCAAATAATTGGGGTATTTGTGGGAATGGCAGTTGTCATCATAACAATTT TATACTTCCTTCTATGTGGAAGGAAGAACAAAAGAAACGGTGTTCTCCTTGTTGGATTATGTGACTCGGGAAAAACACTACTTTGGAGCAGG CTTGTCAATAAGAAATTCGTCAACTCCCACACTTCGATAAGAGACAACTGTGGCATCTACAAGATCCCTGACCATTCAAAGACACTGAGGCTCTTCGACCTCCCGGGACACGAGAGAACGAGAAGTAAATTCATTGACAGTTATAAAGATAATGCAAG AGGAGTCATTTTTGTTGTGGACAGCACGACGATTCAGAAGGAAATCAAGGATGCAGCCGA ATTTCTGTACAACATCCTAAGTGATGGTGTGTTCTCCTACAATGCTCCACCAGTGCTTGTGGCCTGCAACAAACATGACCAAACATTTGCCAAGAGTTCCAAAGTCGTCCAAGATCAACTTGAAAAGGAAAT GAACACCCTCCGTGTGACCAGATCAGCCCAACTAGAGTCCACTGAAGGAACTGGCAACAACAACACTTTCCTTGGAAAGCGCAACAAAGATTTTGAATTTGGCGACCTTCGGCCTTTCAAGGTAGAGTTTGTTGAATGCAGCGGGCGAGGCCAGAAGGACGAAAATGAAGAAGACTTGGAAGGAATTAAAAATTGGCTCAATAAAATTGCataa
- the LOC135497018 gene encoding transmembrane emp24 domain-containing protein 5-like produces the protein MMVGDSPQHYVYKMAAWPAVLLVLNVVLLLAEFTFSENILGVDDGEFDFDGLPGAQHEFKIEIAAGGDQCFYQKIKKGSELHVSFEVLRGADRNVDCIIKDPNGLVIESHQWKNEGQSERNIDIEGVYEFCIDNSFSRFSTKLVYFYLVTYSVKDWEKYAKDVENLEMHIGNFSVSIQKVDKSINKMLRYQAGSRKHLVADWYLVIGNNNFIQYWSILACVVIACTSGFQAFFVRRLFTTKNVTPTDKPRA, from the exons ATGATGGTCGGGGACTCGCCGCAGCATTACGTGTACAAGATGGCGGCGTGGCCGGCTGTGCTTCTAGTCCTCAATGTTGTATTGTTACTTGCTGAATTTACGTTTTCCGAAAACATATTGGGAGTAGATGATGGTGAATTCGATTTTGACGGGCTTCCAGGCGCACAACATGAATTCAAAATTGAGATAGCTGCAGGCGGAGATCAGTGCTTCTACCAAAAAATTAAGAAGGGATCCGAATTGCATGTGTCTTTTGAG GTCCTCCGTGGTGCTGACCGAAATGTCGACTGCATCATCAAGGATCCGAACGGCCTAGTGATAGAGAGCCATCAGTGGAAAAACGAGGGACAGTCGGAAAGAAACATAGATATAGAAG GTGTTTACGAATTCTGTATAGACAATAGTTTTAGCCGCTTCTCGACAAAGCTGGTCTATTTTTACTTGGTCACCTACTCCGTGAAGGATTGGGAAAAGTACGCCAAAGATGTGGAGAATCTGGAAATGCATATAGGAAATTTTTCT GTTTCCATCCAAAAAGTTGACAAATCGATCAACAAGATGTTGCGCTACCAGGCAGGCAGCCGCAAGCACTTGGTCGCAGACTGGTACCTCGTCATCGGGAATAACAACTTCATCCAGTATTGGTCCATCCTGGCGTGTGTTGTAATCGCGTGTACATCTGGCTTCCAAGCATTTTTTGTCAGGAGGCTCTTCACGACAAAAAACGTCACGCCGACGGACAAGCCGAGGGCTTAA
- the LOC135496548 gene encoding transmembrane emp24 domain-containing protein 7-like encodes MATWRTSCIWFLWIFLAFETMSSSSVSNDDWSDDGDEWQFTFEIPGRRQECYYQDVRTGGSIYVMYEVVTQTEVGIELTIRDAEGKQVLASPDPETLYPKRSEEEIIVTKRSGVHRICFSNRHSVWQKKVIALLYIVTNANKKWEDNEKEDRAKIEEGTKNISVSLYKVEDHLRKITRNRMKGRVYEITDYNRAKKINEAVTNWSLALSLATLGTAVMQVYFIRKLFATQNVTTSNKTPA; translated from the exons ATGGCGACGTGGCGAACATCATGTATATGGTTCCTCTGGATATTTCTGGCGTTCGAAACTATGAGCTCCTCGAGTGTGTCTAATGATGACTGGTCAGACGATGGAGACGAATGGCAGTTCACCTTTGAGATCCCCGGCAGGAGGCAGGAGTGTTACTACCAGGACGTGAGGACTGGCGGGTCCATCTATGTCATGTATGAG GTCGTCACCCAAACTGAAGTCGGTATAGAGCTGACGATCAGGGACGCTGAAGGGAAGCAAGTCCTCGCATCCCCGGACCCAGAAACCCTATACCCGAAGAGGAGTGAAGAAGAGATTATAGTCACGAAAAGATCAG GCGTTCATAGGATCTGCTTCAGCAACCGTCACAGCGTCTGGCAGAAGAAAGTGATTGCCCTGCTCTACATCGTCACCAACGCCAATAAGAAGTGGGAGGATAACGAGAAAGAGGACCGGGCGAAGATTGAGGAAGGAACTAAAAATATTAGT GTGTCCTTGTACAAAGTTGAAGACCATCTCCGAAAAATAACAAGGAATCGAATGAAGGGAAGAGTATACGAAATCACGGACTATAACAGAGCCAAAAAGATAAACGAAGCTGTAACTAATTGGTCTCTGGCGCTGTCTTTAGCAACGCTCGGCACCGCCGTTATGCAAGTTTACTTCATTAGGAAATTATTCGCGACGCAGAATGTGACGACGTCCAATAAAACGCCTGCATGA
- the LOC135496549 gene encoding uncharacterized protein LOC135496549, which produces YDAESDPTTEPLVLTALSTGGPWFYHEIIWKDMNSDGKLDVLTARAQIKTFGGSSKQLVWFEAPKWQEHVINNGGDVFIQNEKITVKNVTYDVILAAVFFSKSIVITWTEGEDWLDATKIHSRVISEETTSPFALKYLDVNGDGRNDVLVSLNDAKNGSVIVFEMPHDFRSGAFIRHELCHGFKAQPEVIPMPGRGSPGFIYPLSMKTTAKVLKKWSYDASNKMSFLLSGDDGGFVYILVPRSNDSAEWHYDPIPLFEAKTTVGDLYVKDLDGDGNEDILVAAYNLNQVHIYSFTP; this is translated from the exons TACGACGCGGAGTCCGACCCTACGACAGAACCGTTGGTCCTCACCGCCCTGAGCACCGGAGGCCCCTGGTTCTATCACGAGATCATCTGGAAGGACATGAACTCGGATGGGAAGTTGGACGTCCTCACTGCGCGTGCCCAGATTAAAACTT TTGGAGGTTCAAGCAAGCAACTTGTCTGGTTCGAGGCGCCAAAGTGGCAGGAACACGTGATCAACAATGGTGGTGACGTTTTCATCCAAAATGAAAAGATCACGGTGAAGAATGTGACTTATGACGTCATTCTGGCTGCAGTGTTTTTCTCCAAGTCGATTGTGATTACTTGGACGGAGGGAGAGGACTGGTTGGACGCCACCAAG ATCCACTCCAGAGTGATAAGCGAAGAGACGACGAGTCCGTTCGCCCTGAAATACTTGGACGTCAACGGAGACGGCAGAAATGACGTATTGGTTTCCTTGAACGATGCGAAGAATGGCAGTGTCATTGTCTTTGAAATGCCACATGATTTTAG GAGTGGTGCATTCATACGACATGAGCTGTGTCATGGCTTCAAGGCCCAACCCGAAGTCATCCCGATGCCAGGTCGGGGTAGCCCCGGTTTCATCTACCCCTTGTCGATGAAGACCACAGCCAAGGTCCTCAAAAAATG GTCCTATGATGCTTCAAACAAGATGTCCTTCCTGCTCTCTGGAGATGACGGTGGTTTCGTCTATATTCTCGTCCCACGAAGCAACGACTCGGCAGAATGGCATTACGACCCCATACCACTTTTCGAGGCCAAGACAACTGTTGGTGATCTTTACGTTAAGGACTTGGACGGTGATGGAAATGAAGACATTTTAGTTGCAGCTTATAATCTCAACCAAGTGCACATCTATTCATTCACGCCCTAG